Proteins encoded in a region of the Methanofollis tationis genome:
- a CDS encoding HEAT repeat domain-containing protein, with the protein MKHLSAYELEYLEHPERFTYDHFREQTLDPHPLPVALSLADEELLNHYDNEYHHRNFHRTLFFPRLDTAGPDYQLLEDYVAETAAAVLSERVIEGSDADYAWGEFSGFRKHLVTALHTYPEIQKVQILKKIAVKIALPPSPIDESARLFSVGSSLFAMEFYLGLKNAKKWGDYLGAWPPSDEGLREIAGTPEVLLSLWKHQVQARDRWLGAGGKGVLEMATATGKTLVGLATAYHLFRVHRALRVLVLCHSRAILNQWRREAIEKLGFLGDPDEEYTVPVSYKGKFEISFNTFQMVMRDPGQYSTDLLIVDEVHHGAGPQFRNALTVPCKWKMGLSATVEGRGRTDVLDGCLGRTVYTYTLADARRDGIIPEFNLVVHKTFLDIMEEEEFASITESIRKLLNYINATQKEQIRVLSRNRFERFESLSDFVRLMTDLRYRSVEIPDEWLQMIGLINKRRWVIHRSSPKLEEAIRLARNLGGAKKCVLFAMDIATCERVYERLSGTVPAFIVHSKLKDGEAKHALQAFRAARTGVLIAPRMLDEGIDIPDAEVGINVASSKTKLQLIQRLGRILRNRPGKKPVFHHFVAVPRNYIVSEDSFTYQNDLAWITDVALKMGIPITEEAADEPEVFSAFEQASEEAVRTYYAGHEGMATDDFGVIKVRNIVESILPEARARLVGLLEGMTGPLTDEGWARVLRSAYRDEQMVEVPSQRWLLVIAGREPAAIRELILRYGGDSAREGEVRRSSRPGAGDDPDEMPGLATEDFGEIKVRNIVESILPEVRARLLSFLEGMRPPLTDEGWARVLRSAYGNEQMMEVPSQRWLLAIGGREPAVIRGLILRCGGDSAGEREVSGRPRPGAGGDPDEMPESMGQSRVEQLIVLLKENTSPKDRGRIVQLLVKEGPEAIDPLIALLKNKDPGVRERAIEALGLIRYRRVTEVLLPCLKDPAAGVRKKAAWALGLLRDTHARSDLMKLRRREPDPEVKKEMDRALGRLQSPYSAFRGR; encoded by the coding sequence ATGAAACACCTCTCGGCATATGAACTGGAATATCTCGAACACCCGGAGCGTTTCACCTATGACCATTTCAGGGAGCAGACGCTCGACCCCCATCCCCTCCCGGTCGCCCTCAGTCTGGCCGATGAGGAGCTCCTCAACCATTACGATAACGAATACCACCACCGCAATTTTCATCGCACCCTCTTCTTTCCCAGGCTCGACACCGCCGGGCCCGACTACCAGCTCCTGGAGGATTATGTCGCAGAGACTGCTGCTGCCGTGCTCTCAGAGCGGGTCATCGAGGGATCTGACGCAGACTACGCCTGGGGAGAATTCTCCGGGTTCAGAAAACACCTGGTCACCGCCCTCCACACCTACCCCGAGATCCAGAAGGTCCAGATCCTCAAGAAGATCGCCGTGAAGATCGCGTTGCCGCCCTCACCGATCGACGAGAGCGCCCGGCTCTTCTCGGTGGGGAGTTCGCTCTTTGCGATGGAGTTCTACCTCGGCCTGAAGAACGCAAAAAAGTGGGGCGATTACCTCGGCGCCTGGCCCCCATCCGACGAGGGCCTCCGCGAGATCGCCGGGACGCCCGAGGTCCTGCTCTCACTCTGGAAGCACCAGGTCCAGGCCCGCGACCGCTGGCTCGGTGCCGGGGGGAAAGGGGTGCTGGAGATGGCAACGGCGACCGGTAAGACCCTGGTCGGTCTTGCCACGGCTTATCATCTCTTCAGAGTCCACCGCGCCCTGCGGGTGCTGGTGCTCTGCCATTCGCGGGCGATCCTGAACCAGTGGCGGCGGGAGGCGATCGAGAAACTGGGGTTTCTGGGAGACCCGGACGAGGAGTATACGGTGCCGGTCTCGTATAAGGGGAAGTTTGAGATCTCGTTCAACACCTTCCAGATGGTGATGAGGGATCCGGGACAGTACAGCACCGACCTCCTCATCGTCGACGAGGTCCACCACGGGGCCGGGCCGCAGTTTCGGAATGCGCTGACCGTTCCCTGCAAATGGAAGATGGGACTCTCGGCGACGGTGGAGGGGCGCGGGCGGACCGATGTCCTGGACGGGTGCCTCGGGAGGACGGTCTATACCTATACGCTGGCCGATGCACGGCGGGACGGGATCATCCCGGAGTTCAACCTTGTGGTCCACAAGACGTTCTTGGATATCATGGAGGAGGAGGAGTTCGCCTCGATCACCGAGAGCATCAGGAAACTCCTGAACTACATCAACGCCACCCAGAAAGAACAGATCAGGGTATTGTCGAGGAACCGGTTTGAGCGGTTTGAGAGCCTCTCTGACTTTGTCCGCCTGATGACCGATCTCCGGTACCGCAGCGTGGAGATCCCGGACGAGTGGCTCCAGATGATCGGCCTGATCAACAAACGCCGGTGGGTGATCCACCGGTCGTCGCCGAAACTCGAGGAGGCGATCAGGCTGGCGCGGAACCTGGGCGGGGCGAAGAAGTGCGTGCTCTTTGCGATGGATATTGCGACCTGCGAGCGGGTCTATGAGCGTCTCTCCGGGACGGTGCCGGCCTTCATCGTCCATTCGAAATTGAAGGACGGGGAGGCGAAGCACGCCCTCCAGGCCTTCAGGGCGGCGAGGACCGGCGTGCTGATCGCCCCGCGGATGCTCGACGAGGGTATCGATATTCCGGACGCGGAGGTCGGGATCAACGTGGCTTCGTCGAAGACGAAACTCCAGCTGATCCAGCGCCTGGGCAGGATCCTGCGGAACCGGCCGGGGAAAAAGCCGGTCTTCCACCACTTCGTGGCCGTTCCCCGCAATTATATTGTCTCGGAGGACTCGTTTACCTACCAGAACGATCTCGCATGGATCACCGATGTGGCCCTGAAGATGGGGATCCCGATCACCGAAGAGGCGGCCGATGAGCCCGAGGTCTTCTCTGCCTTTGAACAGGCGTCCGAGGAGGCGGTCCGGACATATTATGCCGGCCATGAGGGCATGGCGACCGATGACTTCGGCGTGATCAAGGTGAGGAATATCGTCGAATCGATCCTGCCCGAGGCGCGGGCGCGGCTGGTCGGCCTGCTGGAGGGGATGACCGGCCCCCTGACCGATGAGGGGTGGGCGCGGGTGCTGAGGTCGGCGTACAGGGATGAGCAGATGGTGGAGGTGCCGAGCCAGCGCTGGCTGCTGGTCATCGCCGGGAGGGAACCGGCGGCGATCAGGGAGTTGATCCTGCGGTATGGGGGGGATAGTGCCAGGGAGGGAGAAGTGAGGAGAAGTTCCCGGCCCGGTGCAGGTGACGATCCAGATGAGATGCCGGGCCTGGCGACCGAGGACTTCGGCGAGATCAAGGTCAGGAATATCGTCGAATCGATCCTGCCTGAGGTGCGGGCGCGGCTGCTCAGTTTCCTGGAGGGGATGAGACCACCGCTCACCGATGAGGGGTGGGCGAGAGTGCTGAGGTCGGCGTACGGGAATGAGCAGATGATGGAGGTGCCGAGCCAGCGCTGGCTGCTGGCCATCGGTGGGAGGGAGCCGGCGGTGATCAGGGGGTTGATCCTGCGGTGTGGGGGGGATAGTGCCGGGGAGAGAGAAGTGAGTGGAAGACCCCGGCCCGGTGCAGGTGGCGATCCAGATGAGATGCCGGAGTCGATGGGTCAGAGCAGAGTTGAGCAGTTGATCGTATTACTGAAAGAAAACACATCTCCGAAGGATCGGGGCAGGATCGTCCAGCTCCTTGTCAAGGAAGGACCCGAGGCAATCGATCCCCTGATCGCCCTGTTAAAAAATAAAGACCCGGGGGTCCGTGAGCGGGCGATCGAGGCGCTTGGTCTGATCCGGTATCGACGGGTGACAGAGGTGCTGCTTCCCTGTCTCAAAGACCCGGCGGCAGGGGTTCGGAAAAAGGCGGCATGGGCCCTGGGTCTCCTCAGGGACACACATGCCCGGAGCGATCTGATGAAACTGAGGCGGCGTGAACCCGATCCTGAAGTGAAGAAGGAGATGGATCGGGCGCTGGGGAGGTTGCAAAGCCCTTACTCTGCTTTCCGGGGTCGGTGA
- a CDS encoding winged helix-turn-helix domain-containing protein, whose amino-acid sequence MSSARLFTATVHRREGEGSEKSSEKIIDLLKAEPGLPAREVAERLGISRRAVEKQIARMREEGRIRRISLARGGHPEVIE is encoded by the coding sequence ATGAGCTCTGCCCGCCTCTTCACCGCCACGGTGCACCGGAGGGAGGGGGAAGGTTCGGAGAAAAGTTCGGAGAAAATTATTGATCTGCTCAAGGCCGAGCCCGGACTGCCGGCCAGAGAAGTGGCAGAAAGGCTGGGTATCTCCCGGAGAGCGGTTGAAAAGCAGATCGCCAGAATGCGCGAAGAGGGCAGGATCCGGCGCATCAGTCTGGCCAGGGGCGGTCACCCGGAGGTGATCGAGTGA
- a CDS encoding Fic family protein, with translation MYLAEPLTIDAARGATEQVTEQVTEQVRRFLLCLTSGPLGRQEAMHCPGLSHRPTFLYDYLQPAIRAGFAGMTRPDAPTSPTQKYRLTAKGRAVIAAEGEK, from the coding sequence GTGTATCTGGCAGAGCCCCTCACCATCGACGCCGCCAGGGGAGCCACCGAACAAGTAACCGAACAAGTAACCGAACAGGTCAGGCGGTTCCTCCTCTGCCTCACGTCGGGGCCACTGGGGCGGCAGGAGGCCATGCACTGTCCTGGCCTGAGCCATCGGCCCACGTTCCTGTATGATTATCTGCAGCCGGCAATACGGGCGGGATTCGCCGGGATGACCCGGCCGGATGCGCCCACCAGCCCGACCCAGAAGTACCGGCTGACGGCGAAGGGCCGGGCGGTGATTGCCGCAGAGGGAGAGAAATAA
- a CDS encoding ORC1-type DNA replication protein encodes MRHPSLMSDQTLFRDPAIFETTHLPEVFNYRDAQMNDLAFALRPAVQGFSPLNTVLRGPPGTGKTTAVRRIFAEVREVTQRVVPVLVSCQTERAPNTIYSQIFFAVFGHMPPRSGVANERILEKVALRLIERKAALVVCLDDAHYLIPDGTLNRVLSAILRMYEAWPGTHTGVFLTISDLATDFSRTLNPATLSVLHAANVYFMPYGAAEIREILLDRIRMGLYPGVVPPAALEYLVERTYACGDLRMGLDLVRRAATTAEREARTEVTVGDLAAAFEVSRHLEVATVVRTLSSSERAVLDAVLAAWVEGDGPATAGAVYKRLGERERISYSTFHERLGKLEFLRLLDLKVRHEKGRTREIFVREGVEEVLQVPAGSSGASLKCAAGVCDDEKCRYEGGGG; translated from the coding sequence ATGAGACATCCCTCCCTTATGAGCGACCAGACGCTCTTTCGCGACCCGGCGATCTTCGAGACCACCCACCTCCCCGAGGTCTTCAACTACCGCGACGCCCAGATGAACGACCTCGCCTTCGCCCTGCGGCCGGCCGTCCAGGGCTTTTCGCCGTTGAACACCGTGCTCCGGGGGCCGCCGGGCACGGGCAAGACCACCGCCGTGCGCCGGATCTTTGCCGAGGTGCGGGAGGTGACGCAGCGGGTCGTGCCGGTGCTCGTCTCCTGCCAGACCGAACGGGCGCCCAACACGATCTACAGCCAGATCTTTTTCGCCGTCTTCGGCCATATGCCGCCCAGGTCAGGGGTTGCGAACGAGCGGATCCTGGAGAAGGTCGCCCTGCGCCTGATCGAGCGCAAGGCGGCGCTCGTGGTCTGCCTGGACGACGCCCACTACCTGATCCCGGACGGGACGCTGAACCGTGTGCTCTCGGCGATCCTCAGGATGTACGAGGCGTGGCCGGGCACCCACACCGGGGTGTTTCTGACGATATCCGACCTGGCGACCGATTTCTCCCGCACGCTCAACCCGGCGACGCTCTCGGTGCTCCACGCCGCGAACGTCTATTTCATGCCCTATGGAGCGGCGGAGATCCGGGAGATCCTCCTCGACCGGATCAGGATGGGGCTGTACCCGGGGGTGGTGCCGCCGGCGGCGCTGGAGTATCTGGTGGAGCGGACATATGCCTGCGGCGATCTCCGGATGGGTCTGGACCTGGTGAGGCGGGCGGCCACGACGGCCGAGCGGGAGGCGCGGACCGAGGTGACGGTGGGGGACCTGGCGGCGGCGTTCGAGGTCTCCCGGCACCTGGAGGTGGCGACGGTGGTGCGCACGCTCTCTTCGAGTGAGCGGGCGGTGCTCGATGCGGTGCTGGCGGCCTGGGTGGAGGGCGATGGGCCGGCGACGGCGGGGGCGGTGTATAAGCGTCTCGGCGAGAGGGAGCGGATCAGTTATTCGACGTTCCATGAGCGGCTGGGGAAGCTGGAGTTTCTCAGGCTGCTGGACCTGAAGGTGCGGCATGAGAAGGGGCGGACGCGGGAGATTTTTGTGCGGGAGGGAGTGGAGGAGGTGCTCCAGGTCCCGGCAGGTTCATCGGGGGCGTCGTTGAAATGTGCTGCAGGAGTGTGCGACGATGAAAAATGTCGATATGAAGGTGGAGGGGGATAG
- a CDS encoding DUF4062 domain-containing protein: protein MKSNKKLTIMVSSTVYGIEELLDRIYTLLTEFGYEVWMSHKGTMPVFSQHSAFENCIAGVTNCDLFLGLITPHYGSGKDADGLSITHLELRKAIELNKPRWLLAHDHVIFARSLLNHLGYKGESGREKLSLEKNQILDDLRVIDMYEEAILSQKPLQDRQGNWVQKFGSDDDAALFAMAQFSRYQEVEAFVHENLRDSARVSRIIQDRGGRL, encoded by the coding sequence ATGAAGAGCAACAAAAAACTCACGATCATGGTTTCATCTACAGTCTATGGCATCGAAGAGCTTCTGGACCGGATCTACACGCTTTTAACTGAATTCGGGTATGAAGTCTGGATGTCGCACAAGGGAACCATGCCGGTCTTTTCACAACACTCAGCGTTTGAGAATTGTATAGCGGGGGTAACAAACTGCGACCTCTTTCTCGGATTGATCACCCCTCATTACGGTAGTGGAAAAGATGCAGACGGACTTTCCATCACCCACCTTGAACTGAGAAAAGCCATCGAACTCAATAAACCGCGCTGGCTTCTGGCCCATGATCATGTAATTTTCGCCAGATCGCTGCTGAACCATCTGGGTTATAAAGGAGAGAGCGGCCGAGAAAAACTTTCACTGGAGAAAAACCAGATCCTGGATGATCTCCGTGTCATTGACATGTACGAAGAGGCCATTCTCTCTCAGAAACCCCTGCAGGACCGACAGGGGAACTGGGTCCAGAAGTTCGGTTCTGATGATGACGCTGCTCTTTTCGCTATGGCACAGTTCTCTCGCTATCAGGAAGTCGAGGCGTTTGTGCACGAGAACTTACGAGATAGTGCCCGTGTTTCTCGAATCATCCAGGACAGGGGAGGGCGGCTATGA
- a CDS encoding DEAD/DEAH box helicase, translating to MQALDTISWAYRTFVSSFQKFKNPVIKDWIDERITEGSLLYKGPYIELARRYAPGDTFETLVREEIIHPATPRCFSRDPEDPDAPPVHLYRHQSDAIRSIIKGQNTVITSGTGSGKSFCFSIPVVSTALTMQDQGLTGIKAIFVYPMNALANSQYDDLALRLRGSGLKIAIYTGDTPHTRDEALISYRERTGRTAPYDSELISREEIKRSPPDILITNYVMLEYILTRFEDKILFPEENLGILKYLVLDEIHTYTGKKGADTAYLIRRLKEHTGTAGTLRCIGTSATVREGEGEKSGEAIALFAAKLFGEPFDRTAVIAETFLRPPRGTGSKLPDRVLVPETFDRVHDLNPAYLKDLAEDLTGEPLGIGNPSPAYLGETLGSQRTIQFIEDQLAEEPRSIPDLIRTYRAEVRQNATYEEAAREIMAAFIMGMYGEIPVGNTLQKRFIPKVHMYFSQGREIKTCLSRDGPHLHDAGEVTCPRCAERDRTRITFPMVFCRACGQEYYSVELLPDNTLRPRDLDTPASEGEALYLYKGEFGEDRAAPPEWWCDKSGEVKERYRTFVTPRTGTYCPDCNTLYIDGEKNDPCLCAEKIRVTLIPMPFRFCPGEGCGVSYDLRTRREFNKLFSFGTVGRSTATDILVSNMLTTLPESEQKVIAFSDNRQDTALQAAHMNNIQKRIHFRRGLYHTLKETGGPLPLLEAGDEIFNTLSRHHSDGALPAFENDPGSGRMRRNSRAEPIYRKYLLMNTLLEMGSTRQKNQPNLEDVGLLKVTYAGLNEIAADTSLWETNPALSSILAEQREDYLRGFLDIMRHNLAISSDFFTRPYEFAESIERFLNPDILFHNELLSTRPTGYSDDASRNTPYATVYRLSHPGGSLVKWTKKALKIDNTEEAQQIISLVEETLCNEKGLKKEKIHWTGTITMINPEIIDLNLADPQQANVCRKCGQVHHFNELNLCINPNCTDLITRDLSENYFGIEYTRPFREAVPLHAEEHSGQIDGETRKKLETRFRDQNNNLNVIVCTPTMELGIDIGTLSAVYLRNVPPSPSNYAQRAGRAGRKSQASMILTFCGVGSHRGPHDQYFYRYPAKMISGKISPPRFLMDNRMLIQAHIHALILEIITLKIPQKIDGILDFEKENLPMFQDADTPADTENLSKTRLSEMVETHRDRILTAVENVLAEEMQSLEWLDTPFITRTVDSFIISFDGAFNLFRSEYSALLREHEEINMFMQRGRITDRQRGAYQRRRASIERKLDNMRNGGGDFTTYRYLASQGFLPNYGFPTQVTSLAINYKGIFGAEEAELKRDRNIALVEYAPGNSVYFSGNRYSIRTPRLRTENNQPAMSSILICPSCSAVYLDEREIAMTGGACRSCGSSLEHVDPNHAAIEMPDQLAESRSMITSDEEERQRLGYQVTRHYTPSTTRQFFAAGDLEAPLICISYDHAGKIISVNHGPIPSDRDEPVSGFTLCTACNRWIFGKNGVQEHLDSTNETKRCWRRGTEENIIRNIVLYTDTRHDVIKIDVPVPPDSEGNPLDKELYTSFFATLAQAIIEGVQISMNVDMDEVRYFLMPDPGDRTKSSIIIYETSEGGAGILESIFNRSAFHEVIRQALTILHEYDEKKCDRACYECLCNYYNQYDHDKFDRKLVLPLLRRILTADVRRVADSSPSTKAALEKLLATCESSFEREILEKIYEAGLPLPDGGQEPIAEGDEIVARPDFIYRSSGHTIAIFVDGPDHDTDAQRRDDEKKRDRLDLMGYTVFAISYRDEEDRWINALSELLYQ from the coding sequence ATGCAGGCCCTGGATACCATCTCCTGGGCATACCGCACATTTGTCAGTTCATTCCAGAAATTCAAAAATCCCGTCATCAAAGACTGGATCGACGAACGGATCACAGAAGGCTCCCTCCTCTATAAAGGTCCATACATCGAACTGGCCCGCAGGTACGCCCCCGGCGACACCTTCGAGACCCTCGTCAGGGAAGAGATCATCCACCCCGCCACCCCGCGCTGCTTCTCCAGAGACCCCGAAGACCCTGACGCCCCTCCCGTCCACCTCTACCGCCACCAGAGCGATGCCATCCGCTCGATCATCAAAGGGCAGAACACCGTCATCACCTCGGGCACCGGATCTGGCAAATCCTTCTGCTTCTCCATCCCCGTCGTCTCCACCGCCCTTACGATGCAGGACCAGGGCCTCACCGGCATAAAAGCGATCTTCGTCTACCCGATGAACGCCCTCGCCAACTCCCAGTACGACGACCTCGCCCTCAGACTCAGGGGCTCTGGCCTGAAGATCGCCATATACACCGGCGACACCCCGCACACCCGCGACGAAGCCCTCATCTCCTACCGTGAACGCACCGGCAGGACAGCCCCCTACGACAGCGAACTCATCTCCCGCGAAGAGATCAAACGCTCCCCGCCAGACATCCTGATCACCAACTACGTGATGCTCGAGTACATTCTCACCCGGTTCGAGGACAAAATCCTCTTCCCCGAAGAGAACCTCGGCATCCTCAAATACCTCGTCCTCGACGAGATCCACACCTACACCGGCAAAAAAGGCGCCGACACCGCATACCTGATCAGGCGTCTCAAAGAGCACACAGGCACCGCCGGCACCCTCAGGTGCATCGGCACCAGTGCAACCGTACGCGAAGGCGAAGGCGAAAAATCAGGCGAAGCCATCGCCCTCTTCGCCGCAAAACTCTTCGGCGAACCCTTCGACCGCACCGCCGTCATCGCCGAGACCTTTCTCCGCCCCCCCCGCGGCACCGGCAGCAAACTCCCTGACCGCGTCCTGGTCCCCGAAACCTTCGACCGGGTACACGACCTGAACCCCGCGTACCTCAAAGACCTCGCTGAAGACCTCACCGGCGAACCCCTCGGGATCGGCAACCCATCCCCCGCATACCTCGGTGAAACCCTCGGCTCCCAGCGGACCATCCAGTTCATCGAAGACCAGCTCGCCGAAGAACCCAGGAGCATCCCCGACCTGATCCGCACCTACCGCGCCGAGGTCCGGCAGAACGCCACCTACGAAGAGGCAGCGCGTGAGATCATGGCCGCCTTCATCATGGGCATGTACGGTGAGATCCCCGTCGGCAACACCCTCCAGAAACGCTTCATCCCGAAGGTCCACATGTACTTCTCCCAGGGCAGAGAGATCAAGACCTGCCTCTCCCGCGACGGCCCGCACCTCCACGACGCCGGCGAAGTCACCTGCCCGCGGTGTGCAGAGAGAGACAGAACCCGTATCACCTTTCCCATGGTATTCTGCCGGGCATGCGGCCAGGAATACTACTCGGTCGAACTCCTCCCCGACAACACGCTCAGACCGCGCGACCTCGACACCCCTGCAAGCGAAGGTGAAGCCCTCTACCTCTACAAAGGGGAGTTCGGGGAAGACAGAGCAGCCCCGCCTGAATGGTGGTGTGACAAATCCGGTGAGGTAAAGGAGAGATACCGCACCTTCGTCACCCCCAGAACCGGCACCTACTGCCCTGACTGCAACACCCTCTATATCGACGGGGAAAAGAACGACCCCTGCCTCTGCGCCGAGAAGATCCGCGTCACCCTCATCCCCATGCCCTTCCGCTTCTGTCCAGGCGAAGGCTGCGGTGTCTCCTATGACCTGAGAACGCGGCGAGAGTTCAACAAACTCTTCTCCTTCGGCACCGTCGGGCGATCGACCGCCACCGACATCCTCGTCTCAAACATGCTCACAACCCTCCCTGAATCCGAGCAGAAAGTCATCGCCTTCTCAGACAACCGGCAGGACACCGCCCTCCAGGCCGCCCACATGAACAACATCCAGAAGCGGATCCACTTCAGAAGAGGTCTCTACCACACCCTCAAAGAGACCGGCGGTCCCCTCCCCCTCCTCGAAGCAGGGGACGAGATCTTCAACACCCTCTCCAGACACCATTCAGACGGAGCGCTGCCTGCCTTTGAGAACGATCCCGGTTCGGGCAGGATGCGGAGAAACTCCCGGGCCGAACCCATATACCGGAAATACCTCCTGATGAACACCCTCCTCGAGATGGGCTCAACCCGGCAGAAAAACCAGCCGAACCTCGAGGACGTCGGGCTCCTCAAGGTAACCTACGCCGGTCTGAACGAGATCGCCGCCGACACCTCCCTCTGGGAGACGAACCCCGCCCTCTCCTCGATCCTCGCAGAACAGCGGGAAGACTACCTCAGGGGCTTCCTGGACATCATGCGCCACAATCTTGCGATCTCATCCGATTTCTTCACACGTCCCTACGAATTCGCCGAGAGCATAGAACGTTTCCTCAACCCGGACATCCTCTTCCACAACGAACTCCTCTCGACGCGCCCGACCGGTTACAGCGACGACGCCAGCAGAAACACACCCTACGCCACCGTCTACCGCCTCAGTCACCCCGGCGGCTCACTGGTCAAATGGACAAAAAAAGCGCTGAAAATCGACAACACCGAAGAGGCGCAGCAGATCATCTCGCTCGTTGAAGAAACACTCTGCAACGAAAAAGGGTTGAAAAAAGAGAAAATCCACTGGACCGGCACAATAACCATGATCAACCCGGAGATCATCGACCTCAACCTTGCAGACCCTCAACAGGCAAACGTCTGCCGGAAATGCGGTCAGGTACACCACTTCAACGAACTCAACCTCTGCATAAACCCCAACTGCACCGACCTCATCACCCGCGACCTCTCTGAAAACTACTTCGGGATCGAATACACACGGCCATTCCGCGAGGCGGTCCCGCTCCACGCCGAGGAGCACAGTGGCCAGATCGACGGGGAAACCCGGAAAAAACTGGAGACACGCTTCAGGGATCAGAACAACAACCTCAACGTGATCGTATGCACCCCCACAATGGAACTCGGGATCGACATCGGCACCCTCTCAGCGGTCTACCTGAGAAACGTCCCGCCCTCTCCCTCCAACTATGCGCAACGCGCCGGGCGTGCCGGCCGAAAATCACAGGCATCCATGATCCTCACCTTCTGTGGCGTTGGATCCCACCGCGGCCCGCACGACCAGTACTTCTACCGCTACCCGGCCAAGATGATCTCGGGAAAAATATCTCCACCTCGTTTCCTGATGGACAACCGGATGCTGATCCAGGCCCATATCCACGCCCTCATCCTTGAGATCATCACCCTCAAAATCCCGCAGAAGATCGATGGCATCCTCGATTTCGAGAAAGAAAACCTCCCGATGTTCCAGGACGCCGACACCCCCGCCGACACCGAAAACCTCAGCAAGACCCGTCTGTCTGAGATGGTCGAAACACACAGAGACCGCATCCTCACCGCCGTGGAAAACGTCCTGGCAGAAGAGATGCAGTCCCTCGAATGGCTCGACACCCCGTTCATCACACGGACCGTCGATTCGTTCATCATCTCATTCGATGGCGCATTCAATCTCTTCAGGAGCGAATATTCGGCGCTGCTCCGCGAACATGAAGAGATCAACATGTTCATGCAGAGAGGGCGGATCACCGACAGGCAGCGGGGGGCGTACCAACGGAGACGGGCCTCCATCGAGAGAAAACTCGATAACATGAGAAACGGTGGCGGAGACTTCACAACCTACCGCTACCTCGCCTCACAGGGTTTCCTTCCAAACTATGGCTTCCCCACCCAGGTCACATCTCTCGCTATCAACTATAAGGGTATATTCGGAGCAGAAGAAGCAGAACTGAAGAGAGACCGGAACATCGCCCTGGTTGAATACGCCCCTGGAAACAGTGTATACTTCAGCGGGAACCGGTACTCCATCAGAACCCCGCGGCTGAGAACCGAGAACAACCAGCCCGCGATGAGTTCGATCCTCATCTGTCCGTCCTGCTCAGCGGTCTACCTCGATGAGCGCGAGATCGCCATGACCGGGGGCGCCTGCAGAAGTTGCGGCTCCTCGCTCGAGCACGTGGACCCCAACCACGCCGCCATCGAGATGCCCGACCAGCTTGCAGAGTCGCGCTCGATGATCACCAGCGACGAGGAGGAGCGCCAGCGCCTCGGCTATCAGGTCACCCGCCACTACACGCCCTCAACAACCCGCCAGTTCTTCGCGGCCGGGGATCTCGAAGCCCCCCTGATCTGCATCTCCTATGACCATGCAGGCAAGATCATCAGCGTCAACCATGGCCCCATACCCTCAGACAGGGACGAGCCTGTATCTGGATTTACACTCTGCACTGCCTGCAACCGCTGGATTTTCGGGAAAAACGGCGTGCAAGAACACCTGGACTCAACGAACGAGACGAAGCGGTGCTGGAGACGCGGCACAGAGGAGAACATCATCAGAAACATCGTTCTCTACACCGACACCCGGCATGACGTGATCAAAATCGATGTGCCGGTCCCTCCTGACAGCGAGGGCAACCCTCTTGATAAAGAGTTGTACACCTCCTTCTTTGCCACACTCGCGCAGGCGATCATCGAAGGCGTCCAGATCAGCATGAATGTCGATATGGACGAGGTGCGCTACTTCCTGATGCCCGATCCCGGGGACAGAACAAAGTCCAGCATCATCATTTATGAGACCTCAGAAGGCGGGGCAGGGATTCTCGAATCGATCTTCAACCGCTCCGCCTTCCACGAGGTAATCAGGCAGGCGCTGACCATCCTCCATGAATACGACGAGAAAAAATGCGATCGGGCATGCTATGAATGCCTGTGCAACTACTACAACCAGTACGACCATGACAAGTTCGACAGAAAACTTGTGCTCCCCCTCCTCCGCAGGATCTTGACCGCAGATGTCCGCCGTGTCGCCGACTCCTCCCCTTCGACGAAGGCCGCGCTTGAGAAACTCCTTGCTACCTGTGAATCCTCCTTTGAGAGAGAGATTCTGGAGAAGATATACGAGGCAGGCCTTCCCCTTCCTGATGGCGGGCAGGAGCCCATCGCAGAAGGCGATGAGATCGTCGCCCGCCCAGATTTTATCTACAGAAGCAGCGGGCACACCATCGCGATCTTTGTCGACGGCCCTGACCATGACACAGACGCTCAGAGACGCGACGATGAGAAAAAGAGGGACCGACTGGACCTGATGGGCTACACGGTCTTTGCCATATCATACCGGGATGAAGAGGACAGATGGATCAACGCCCTCTCTGAACTGCTGTATCAGTGA